A region from the Lolium perenne isolate Kyuss_39 chromosome 4, Kyuss_2.0, whole genome shotgun sequence genome encodes:
- the LOC127332159 gene encoding annexin D4 produces MQQFLAIAAQASSNSSTAAPPAPPLRSRPPRREQPSVVVKEATMADEHQELTKAFSGLGGLGVEENALVSALGRWRKQPEKRSQFRQGFPGFFTPSAAGGSNVTIERCSDEYVKHLKTEFSRFKNLMVLWAMHPWERDARWAHRALHKKHHPAAVIVELACTRTADELLGARRAYHALYHRSLEEDVAYRLKDKETSLLVGLVAAYRYEGPRVSEDLAKEEATALAAAGGAKPQSELVVRVLATRSKPQLRATFRMYEKISGKPLEEEFGGEAPCMREAVRCLDSPAKYFADLIVEAFKDGADKQAKAALTRVVVSRSDADMEEIKEAYLKQHGAKLVDAVAKNTHGHYRDALLAMIGK; encoded by the exons ATGCAGCAGTTTCTCGCAATAGCAGCACAGGCgagcagcaacagcagcaccGCAGCTCCACCGGCGCCGCCCTTGCGCTCGAGGCCACCGAGGAGGGAGCAGCCTAGCGTCGTCGTCAAGGAGGCCACCATGGCCGACGAGCACCAGGAGCTCACCAAGGCCTTCTCAG GTCTGGGCGGCCTGGGCGTGGAGGAGAATGCACTGGTGTCGGCATTGGGCCGGTGGAGGAAGCAGCCGGAGAAGCGGTCGCAGTTCCGGCAGGGCTTCCCGGGATTCTTCACGCCGTCGGCTGCGGGCGGCAGCAACGTCACCATCGAGCGGTGCTCGGACGAGTACGTGAAGCACCTCAAGACGGAGTTCTCCCGGTTCAAGAACCTCATGGTGCTGTGGGCGATGCATCCCTGGGAGCGCGACGCGCGCTGGGCGCACCGCGCGCTGCACAAGAAGCACCACCCGGCCGCCGTCATCGTCGAGCTCGCATGCACACGCACCGCCGATGAGCTCCTCGGCGCCCGCCGCGCCTACCACGCGCTCTACCACCGCTCCCTCGAGGAGGACGTCGCCTACCGCCTCAAGGACAAGGAGACCAGCCTCCTCGTCGGCCTCGTCGCCGCGTACCGCTACGAGGGCCCGCGCGTCAGCGAGGACCTCGCCAAGGAGGAGGCCACCGcgctcgccgccgccggcggcgccAAGCCGCAGAGCGAGCTGGTGGTGCGGGTGCTCGCCACCAGGAGCAAGCCGCAGCTCCGGGCCACCTTCAGGATGTACGAGAAGATCAGCGGCAAGCCGCTCGAGGAGGAGTTCGGCGGCGAGGCGCCGTGCATGAGGGAGGCCGTGAGGTGCCTCGACTCCCCGGCCAAGTACTTCGCCGACCTGATCGTCGAGGCGTTCAAGGACGGCGCCGACAAGCAGGCCAAGGCGGCGCTCACCAGGGTCGTCGTGTCCCGATCCGACGCCGACATGGAGGAGATCAAGGAGGCTTACCTGAAGCAGCACGGGGCCAAGCTCGTGGACGCCGTCGCCAAGAACACCCACGGCCATTACAGAGACGCGCTGCTTGCCATGATCGGCAAGTGA